The sequence below is a genomic window from Schistocerca gregaria isolate iqSchGreg1 chromosome 5, iqSchGreg1.2, whole genome shotgun sequence.
gggagatgagagggagccctgaggaggaggcacaaAGATGGGGTTAGagctggtaggaagggtagatgtcagggcaaagctcatcatccggaaggggtagacggtggaagttgcattgagaaaggagatggagggtgtggagatggggagaggatgggacacaacagtaaagatgTGGcagctggttgggggtggagaagaaggcagacaccagggggtgatggggatcaaggtggcggacaatatagagtgtgtggatgtgttcaaggaaaaggagaaggtgggagaaggggatgaggtcgtagaggatgcccGTCAGGGATGGAAGGTGGATGTGGAAGGAGAGGTGGACCTCACGGTGTTCGAGGATtacagatccgccaatgcactgcccttttatatcttgtgtgcccgataccactgccatctgtgtatatatatatatatatatatatatatatatatatatatatatatatatatatatatatatcgctatctcatgagttTTGCTACCTCAGTGTAATGAGGCCACGCAATCACAGCATTTGTAGCCAGTCACTAGTTTCTGCATATCTACTGCCGCATGTATCCGTTTGAATCTGCATATTGCCGTCTAATTTTGGTGTTCGTCTACAATTCTTCTCTCCATGCTTACCTCCAATACCAAACTAACTTTTCGTTGATGGCTCCAAAAGCGGGGCACTCCTgctgatatccttgtctctgataaacactcgccgtcgatgACAGCATACTGGGATCTATTACTTAAGATGTGTTCGAGTCATTCATACCTGAGGACCTATTTCATAcgttcgtatcttcgttaacattctgcagtggggcaccatgtaaaATGCTTCTCACAAATCTAGAAACATGGGCTTTCCTGTAGCTCTTCATTTATACGTCGCAGTATATCATGtaggaaaagagcaagctgagtttcgcacgagcgatgatttTTAAAACCCTGCTGGTTCATGGAcaaaagcttctcggtctcaaaaaaatttattgtatttgaaatGAGAATGCGTTGCAGATttttgcagcaaaccaatgttaggaATATTCGTCCGTAATTTCACGGGTCCGTTATTTTACCCAACTTATACACATGAGTCccctgcaatttttttttcgtcGCTGGGGACTTTGCGTTaggcgagagattcacaataaactcAAGCTATGTGTCCAGTACCTTACTCTTCCTAAAACCGAAATGAAGTTCCATCCCTGTCTAGCGACctatttattttcaactttttcagttgtttctctacgccagggttgCCTATTATTACAGTCTCCACACGGGGTCTGTGCGATTATCAAATGACTTTGTTCGATGGAAGCCATAGACCCACttcgcgattttacataggaccagaattttcccggattctcagccacatacttTGTGAGGCATTACAGTGGCAGCAGTTTTATGCTTCACACAATGATCTTTTCAGAGACGCACGAATCTCTGAAAATCTTGGCCTGCCACCTGGTGAGCGTTCTCTTTTAAACGAGAGTGCAACTGCCTTTTGATTCCCCAGCGTTTTccaaattccattgttaaatcacGGTCGGTCTTAACCGCCCTCAATAAGCTCACAAGGCGCGTTTTTCTCGACACCACGGTTTAAAACGTTTTTAAATTTTTCCCCTTAATTCCTCTGTGTCCATCTACTGGAAGTAAGTGATGTGATTTCACTGTCTAATTGAAATGGTAACAACTGCTTGTctactctttctagcagaaacccTCTCCTAGCCTCCTATgctgatttattaacttccgtaaGGACAACATTATGACTAGTCCCTGTCTCCACTGAAGTTGTCGATAAAATCCAGTCTATTTGTATCTACAGGGTGTAAGGTATTTCCATTGCACTgggctgctgaactagctgctctTGGAAGCTTTCAGAAAATGatttcaaaagtacttcgcaagactGACTGGCTGTACCCCTGAATTACATCCATAGACGTCCTATTCTACACTCGAAAAGTTAATGTTGCCAATACTTTTCGCAGCTGCAATGAAGACTCTCCCTCCTATGTTATCTGATTAGCCTTTTCAATACACGTCCCAAGCCCTGACAAATACCTGAAAGGTTTTGATTTGACGTTTTGGTCACCTCTCGGTCTTAAGAATAATTTGAGTCAGAGAATTTCCTGGAGGGCTGTAAATTCGGGAACATTGTAACGACTACTTGGACAACCTATGGATAAGAGTTTGACTGTCGCTTTCCTTCCTGTGTCTCGACTGGGAGTGTTGATAACAGTCCCTCAAACTACTAAGCCTAAAGAAAATCCATGTGCGCTcttcaagtactctgctacccaagtagctgcttcctttcttTAACACACACCTGACCTATCAAGTGGGTCCTACAAATCCCAACGATAAAGTGGGTCTGGAaatctgcaaccaagactgttgcAGAGTTGACCTAGCTTTTAGTAGAGaacctccactcagctccaaactggGGGActccgatcaactctgggaacaatgctgcagccTTCACCATATTCGCCGGTTGCCTGTATGAGCTGAGTATCAGCTCAGAACCCATGGGACAGGCATAGTTTGTGCCGATGTGAACCATAACTTGCAGAGGCATGTACTCTTCATGCTTAATAGCCCAAACAAGGCCACCTCCAGATCTTGGATCACACCACTGGCACACATACCAGATTCATATTCACTTTCTTTCGAGTCCTGAACACTATCTTCCACAGGGGCTCCAATAAGTGCCTGATAGAGCTCTCTAAAACTAGGAAGCTCCATCTATGTGTGCCTGTTAAGAACACGCTGAAGGAAGAGCTACGTGTTCTCCAACAGGGCAAACGCGTTAGGCCAGGcagtcagagttcacatttgccctcCATGTCAGCTGACACTAATGAGTGAACAACAGCCATTGACCCTGCTGTGAAGGCAGAGCTGCCGCATTGGGTACACTAGAAAGTATCTCAGCAGTAGAGCCACTGCGTGTAACAACTGACATCTCGGGAATCCCATGCAACTGGCCAGATTCTCTGCCACTGCTATACCCTAAGGCACCAGCCTAAAAGCAGCTGACCATAACCAACAGTGCATTCAGCAGTTCACAAACTGtaaccagctcctcctgcatctgaaCACTGCATTCACATCTCCTACCCATGCTGAAGAAGCCATGCTGAATAAGTAAACTACAAATGCAGATATGCAACTTTAACAAGTGTCACCAATGGATGAgattgcctgaatttccacttaacTATCAGATTAAACATCTTCAAtagaaaaacacacaaatttaagAAAGATGCCACTAGTAAAACATAGAAAAATCTAGACACATAACTTGCTGCACTTTAGACGTGCACAGACAACAACTGGGGCTTTTACTGGTCGGTAGCCAATACTGTTAAAAAATGGTTTCAGCTCATGAGGTATGTATTGTAGAATTTCCTTTATATCATCTAGTTCCTTCTTCTTTATTGGAACATTTTGTAACATAGCAGCTTAAATTTGACTAAAcagtttattaaaattttttggCTACACTGTGACTATATGATTTGATACATGTAAATATCGATGTTCCCAAATTATGTTACAAATATGGATGTTTCCTATGTCACACACTTTAACAATCTTAAAAGTAAATGAAGTGACATATATTGTTTAAAAGAACCGAAAGCACAAAAGTGATATTCATAAGTACTTTTAAAATTGCGTATTACATTTGGCGAAGCAAATAATGATCTCAGGAATCCACTTTAGGTTTTCAGTTCATAGTTTTATGGATGAACCGGCTGCTAAGTAGTGTGGAATGGACAGAACAAAATGAAAAGACAGCACTTGCATACAGGATTGCCTGGTGTACATAGCATAGCTGTGACATGTTTGTCGATGTCAGAATATTCTGAGTGCTGAACCTGCATATGGGAGTGGAAGTTGGTGCAGCAGCAGTAGCTTTTGGGTCAAATCAGCCTCCATCAATATAATACGGAATCTGCAAGCAACACAACTTTGAGGAAAATTCCCACTGCAAGCAAGATGTTAGTAACAAAATAACTGGTGGCATGAAGAACCTTGCCaaatgccattctgtaatctctaactACAACATCACAACAACAGTGATAAACAAGGCAAGATTTTCTTTCAAATCTGAGTAATCAAATTTGTAATCAATATTGTAGTTATGAATGTCATAACTTGTTACTGGGTGGACACAGTTATTTAAAAAATCAGTTAAAATCTTTATCTTCAAGTTATAAACTGAATCcacatttcattgacaatgtgattaaataattttgtataaatCTAAATAGTCAAAAGATTGAGAATTATGATAATACAAGCATGTCAGACATGCATTTAGCTGGAGACACAGCTGTAACTTCATGTGTGTATAAATAAAAGTATATGGTTGCATTGTAAATTAACTTTATGGTTCACATTTTGAGGTTACATGTGCGTGTATATAAAATTATCTAGTTGCATTCCAAATTCACTGCATGGTTCAGATTTTGAGGTTACATTCACTTATATTTCAGTTATTCAATTTTTGTGAATACGTAACTATAAACTTTAAATATGGTAGTCACTGAGCTACATCAGAGTCTCACACCTTGGAACCATCTTGATTCCAAGCAGAACACTGAATATTGATCATACTAATTTAAATTCATTTTAGTAACCATTAAACACCCTCTGAAAGAATACTGTTAAACTGCTTCTTCATAGCTGTTGAACACAAACATTCGTAGAATTAATCTCTTCTTCGTAGAGACTGTTGTATAGTAACATCATACTATTCTACAATCTGTTTGTTAATGTGATTAGATTAAAAACAGAAAGTAGGCAGTGAAGTGTTTATTCAGTGTAATATCATTTGTTTTATGCCAATATTATTTCAAATAGAGCCCCAGTATTCACACGACACTTTCGATAGAGGTCCATGAACTAGCAACATTCCCTCAGGTTACACACTGCGATCAGTAATTAAATATTGTTGGTGTCAGCAAAAATGGTGCAGATTAAATGGCAAATCTTGCCAGTGTGAACAAGAAACACtactattctgagaaaaatattgttGGAATCAGCAAAAATAGTGCAGCTTAAATGGCAATTCTTGCTTTAGTGGACAGGACACACTGCTATTCTGAGAAATGAAACACAGGGTCCAGTGTGGTCTTCTTCTGTGATGATATCTGACACATCAGGTGGTTCAAGCACTACACTGCCATAAAAAAGAGCAATACAGCAGCTTGTTTCTTCATAGTTCTGTAAATGGCACAGCATTTCCTTTACAGTAACTTAAAACATTGTTTTGGGCCATATGAAATCTCAGAGAGCAAGCACAGCTAGTACAATAGTTTCATAGTTAAAATCAGACACCTTCCCTGCTTTAAAAACCTTAAAAAGTTCAATTACAAGCGACTCTTGTACTTtaaaaataaaagatgaatttaTAAGACAAGTAATCTGTGGTTTCAGTGACAAGGTCCACTATATGCTGCTCTATATCTACATAACACCTTCTCTGACTCAATAACCTTCTAATGACCCCCTGTTATACCAATCAATGTGCATGGGTATAAAGATCAGTTACTTCCagtaaaaaaaatgtggaaaaaagttGAAGGGACCACTTTTCGAACTAATACATTCAAATGCAATTGCTAATGTCTTTCTGCATGTAGTGATTTAAGTATGGTTTCACTGCAACACTTGAAACTAAGAAAATTTCTTAGAGGTGAACATGCATAAAAAAACTGCTCAATTTTTAGTCAGTTGCAAAAGGAACAGTAATATTAACTGTACCTTACTTCTTTGATTACCTCATGAGTTTCATGGATCATAGAACTTAGTACCTACACTACTGAGATCAATTTGCATTCAGTCTCTTGTtatcaatattttaaaatgttatttaatgtcaatatttaatttcttttctgttttatgCTCCTGATTTGAAGTATTTTCTTGATTTCGACCTTACATACTGATGAGGTCTGGCTAATGAACTTTGTAACAGTTATCTACATCTTACAGTAAGAGGGGTCAGAACACTTGAAAGTACTTATGAAAGGACTGTTCTATCAAATGTTATAAGATCACTATACAGCATTAACAACAATTGTTCAATATGATACCAATACTAGTGATAGTGAAGGTGTCGTCACAGTATGTTTGCAATGAAGAAGTTTATGAAATTTTTCATCTATAATAATCCATTATTTTGTTCTAAAGGCTATCTTATCCCTGAATCCATTTTCTATTGTGGATCAATAAAGCAGTATCTATGTGTTATTTCTGATTCATTACAACCATTGAATATTGAATTCACTGTGACTGTCATCTGAATACACAAGAAGCATTAGTTTTTCCTTCTGCAGTCACAAAATACAACATACATCCTTTAATATGAAGACTTTTTATATACCATGAAAGTTAATATAaacagctttttaaaaaaaatatttcatctgaTGGTGAACATGCCATACAAAAGAATAAATCAATTTTTCAACATaactaaatatttttaatgaatcagTCTTGTGAGCTATTTCTTATATATTATATTCTTTTCTGTGTGGATTACTAAaactttcatttctctctgaactgTGTAGCTGTGTACTCTGTACATCTGCTTCTGCTGTGTCCTAGATAATGTGTGACAGGTCTTTCCACTCATTATTATCTGCTGTGCTCTCTCTAATATTACCATTTTGTACATGATCCACTATCCTTTTTCTTAGAAGGATACTGTGCAGCCAGTCTCTCTTTATCATATACAATGACTACTTATTAAATCCTCTGTCTATGGTTATAAGCAATTCAGCACATCAATGACTTTTGTTAGTTTAAATTGCAAATTATATGTTTTACTGAAAATCATTAAGTAACAAAAAATAACCAGTAAATAAagcttaataataaataataataataataataatagtaatggtaaTAATACTCTAACACAGAGACAAATCGAGGAAAACTCAGGCTATCCCATCATAGTGTGTTGCAACATTTATGGtagactgaaaatttaatcatattGCACTACTGTTACTGTGCTTTCATTATAAACCCACATTTCAAATGCTGCACAGATCTTAAAATACAAGAAGTCagtctgaaaatttcaaaaaacaccAACTGCAGCACAGAACTGAACATTACTTTCTACCTAGAGTGAAGACATAACTAAGCAATATACAAAGTATTGCCACTTGAAACTATAACAATCCTCTGTAATAACTGCAGCGGttgaatttattttaaaacaattgtcTTTCACACTGATGTAACAAGACAATACAAACTGTGTGTTCTCTAACTGCAATAGCATTCATGTAACTATTAATTTTCAGGTATTAACAGAGTTCACAAACTCAGTAAATAAAGCTCGTTACTTGTCACATGGCCTCTTTACATTTTTCACAGGTATCTTTTGCCTTCAATTTCTTCTCTATATCCTTTATCAGTTCTTCAATGTGATCTTTGTATTGATTGTAAACCTCCCAAGCAGATTTGATGAAGACATTGGCCATTTGTTTGCTGGTTTCCAGATCAAACTGGGGCTTATCTATAAAGTTATCTACCTGTTTTTTAAGGTTTTGAAGTTTGTCATACGTATTGCACAATTGCCTAACAAGCTTATACACATGCTGCCAGATAAGGTGCCACACTTCTGCATATTTATTGTCTGTCTTTGAGCACACCTTTTCTGTGAGGTCGTCCACAAGTGACAGCATAAGTATAACCTCGTTGCTGCCTATGGTTACCCCTTGTGTTCCCTGCTGCAGCTGTGAAGTCAGTAGCTTTTCTGCCTCCACTACATCATTGTCCTGAGATGTGTTCCTCCCAGAAGAGCCTGCAGTGTTAGTGCCGAGCACAGAGTCAAACCGAGCTTTTAAGGTCGCATCAGATATTTTGCCCTGTGATGCCTGCTTCGCCAATGAGAGGAATTCTCTCCTTTGTTGTTTGTCTAGTTCATACAGTTTCATTGGATGTATCTCTGCACCACCATTCACAACAATGTTTCCATTTTCAGAAAAAACGGCTTTGTGGCTGCCAAAGTCTTTCCTTGTTCTCACCATGCCAGCAAAGAAATCGTCCTTGTTATCAATGCTGCGGATGCCCCTAATAACTCTTGCATTACCATCCACTGGATTCTCACCAGCGGCTGCGGTGTTCTTGGCCAACTTCTTGAACTGTTTCCTGTGCCGGTTGCTTCTTAGGCTCTTCTCAAAATCCTCTATTACTCCTTTCTGTGTTTCCTTGATTATTTGTGAAGCTGTCTGGAAATTGACTGTTGCGTGAGCGAAAAACAACAGTGAGGCACTGAACTGGGCAACTTCTAGAGGTGTTGCCTCCCCCTCCTTGATGCGTTCGCTGAGGCTGATGGCGCCAATACCAAGACCCGTAGCATTAACAGCCAGTGAGGTGACGTTGAGAGCATTACACGTTATTTGTCCTGTCTTGCTCATCACCTGACCATTCCTCGCCAGAtttgctgctcgactcgctgccgCGCCAGCTGCCATACCGACCACACTGCCCGCCACAGATATCCACGACATGGCTGCCTGTGAAGTATAGAACAAGATGAAAGTGCTATACATTGCTAGTTGGAAGCATACACAAAATATCAGCAAAAAGAATGGTCATAAACTGCATGTTTACTCTGCCTGAAATGACTGTCTTCGATGGAACACTACTTTCTCTATGCCGTCGAGTGACACTGAAAAGTGAGATATTCCATGCTTAAATCTTACCACCTATCCAGTGATGTGAAAAATTTACATGATAATGAAATCAACCTCATAAACTAGAATCATTCATGGTTAACAACTTCATTAAACAACGTCACAAAATGTAATTGTATTTGTTGTGCCATTTATGTTGAACACCCCAAATCAAGAAAGCAAAATGAGAAAGGTAATGGAAATGCTGTTTGGCTAGGCCTCGCATTGCGTAGACCAGTCGccatgtgcaagtctttcgagttgacgccacttcggcgacgtgcgtgtcgatggggatgaaacaacacaacaccagtccctgagcggacaaaatctctgACCGAGCCAGCAATTGAACCCAGGCCGTTAGGTGTGACATTCCGtcgtactgaccactcagctaccaggggcggacattagaTAGGTCTAAATCAAACGATGTTTAAGTACCAAACGACATTAGCCAATGTGACCGTCTTTCTGTATCTTTGTTCTTTACGAACATACAAAAAGCAGTACATTTCTTAAGGCCAGAAGGTTCACTGAACATGATGAAAGCATTTTATTGTTGATTATGATGCTCAAGTATGCTAAGGTATTTTAGGCCAAAGCCTTAGCTAGAGGTCCTAAATTCAGTGTAGATGGCAGTGTGCAAACTCAAGACACACCCATCTGTTGCTCTGTGCCTTCTATTCTTCGAATCCATAAGCCTAGTGGCATTTTTTTTCCAATTGCTTTGAGCTTTCAACTATTGGCTACACTGTTGTCTTGATTTCAGTTGATTCCTGTAGTATCAACGTAACTTTTTTTGTCTCTGAGCAGAGGATGCCCGGTCTTTTACAGTTTTCAAGTAAAGGTCTGGAGGACATGAATGAATGAAAGTAGTGAATATACTGAGATGAACATTATGTTTGTCAGTGGGGCGAGTACTATTGGAAAGGGGTTGACAGCAGGTCAAGCTTTGTGTGATCATGAATTTACCAAGCTACCCTACCAAATTTCAGATATATAATTCTTTTCTCAGAGCTACTTGTAAGTTAAGGGCGGAGTAATATGTGACAGATGCAGGGAAATGTGGTGTGAATTTAAAGACTGGGTGTACAGCAGGACTGTATTAAAGAAACTATACGTCCAATAACAGTTAAACACAGTTTCCTGTGATTTCCGTTTTCTCTAGCCTTATCTAGTTTTTCTCTGAAACCATTTATCCCTTCTAATCATTAGATGTCTTACCACATGTGCATTAAGTGacatttttgtagttttttgtaaatttcttcTATGACCTCTTATTTTATAAATTTAAGCAAAACACCAGCAATTATTGAAACATTTTCAGATGTACTTTGCTGAAGTTTGCCTTGCAAACAcaaaccactccccccccccccccccccccccatcttgcaATTCCATTTTTTGACCCTTTTTCTTATAATTTAGTGAAGTTTTTTATTTGGAGTAATGTCCATATTGTTTTTTTCTCAGGGCAGCTCAATTCAATATGCTCTCTGCCATGATGAGAATCCCACTAATCGTTTactattaaaatcggaatttataGAATTATGTGCCCAGAACGTCTGGCCGAATGTCTCTGACAGACGTGAGGGTTATTTACTATTAGATTCAGGAATTACTTGCTAGCAAAAAAAGGGTAAGTTAAAAAATATTCCCCTTCTGTGAACATTAAAAGCTTCAGGTCCTCAGTCACCAAGTTTGGAAAACCTTATACTCTTGCacgtagaaaataaaattaaatttgcttgATTTCGAAATTTTGAAACATTCAGTTCAAAACGCCTAAGCTTCTAAACGAACAGTTATTGTCGAAAAATCTGGCGTTTTTTGACATTACGATCTGGATCTTCAAATGAATTTACGATTTATATTATTTCAGACACAGGGCGTTCTTCCTGATTATTTGCACACAGCCTCCCATAATTAGAAACTGTGGTGTCGCCACATGACGTTCCCGGTACTATGACACGGTAGGCCTCAGTTAACAATCTTGTATATGAACTAACGTCATTCTTGTTTTAGGTAAAAATTGCGACCATCGCCACTGTACCGTATTTAACGGTTATAAATGCACTTAGCACATTCTTTTCTGCTTGTAACTTTATACAGCTGACTCCTCACTCACGAGATTATTATTTAGCCACAGTTTTTTAAGTGTAAATCTTATACTGTAAGCTATGGGAGCTAGTACGCTCTTTAGTTACCATCTCCCACTCCCTAAATGCAATTTAGgatttgtaaattttatgttgtaaGATGAAAGATTTTGTATATGGCCGTTATACGTGTACTGGGTTTTGTAGTTTTCCTAGTTTGCCTGCAGCGCCTTTCAATACAGTCAAAATGCGTCGCAGATGAACTAATAAATCTATCTTTATTGCAATCATGAATAAATTCTCTCTAGAAATAATGCTGTTGGGGTGCGACCcagagaacatttagaagatgcaagatGTAACAAATCTAATAACACAATACTTTCCCATCCTCTGCTAAAGAGTTGCTTTATACTATGAGATCCTTATcacataggattgatggaggacactgaAAAGACCAAATAAGGGTAGCTCATTTTGCATGATCGTGAAATACAGAACACAGCATCACAGATATGATATGAGAGGTGTCGTGTCAATCActgaaagaaagttttttttttctttgttacgcCAAGATCTtatcaagaaaataaaaatgtcctactttcttctccgaacgccgaaatgttttgttgacacccatgtatgtaaagtacacaagcggcaagacgcagtcaataccttcgctgcgcagtgccaatggtactgttaacgacgactgtgccactaaagcggagttattgaacgcagttttccgaaattccttcaccagggaagacgaatggaatatt
It includes:
- the LOC126272055 gene encoding uncharacterized protein LOC126272055, producing the protein MASGWSRDPTEDQQRYYELLGDVCAYETNTSWGLLTLHRKVGYAICGLPDEESKCDNAHTGYSKNKYKTIKAVVDFIRDVNKEKTEERDQLDMAIIFVFVQYEEEVLQFPVFRILLTKSTWKFVDTSCRVYSSWEDYLTSNELPEGKFCWPLNGIYSGGGGDEDADDADDKVQLGWGVTPAAQTGRKVVEVADKVSTVAALGATGVCLLGMATPLGPVMAVAGAVSGLYGAARSGVSLLDRGTHGQTVNPFSDRQAAMSWISVAGSVVGMAAGAAASRAANLARNGQVMSKTGQITCNALNVTSLAVNATGLGIGAISLSERIKEGEATPLEVAQFSASLLFFAHATVNFQTASQIIKETQKGVIEDFEKSLRSNRHRKQFKKLAKNTAAAGENPVDGNARVIRGIRSIDNKDDFFAGMVRTRKDFGSHKAVFSENGNIVVNGGAEIHPMKLYELDKQQRREFLSLAKQASQGKISDATLKARFDSVLGTNTAGSSGRNTSQDNDVVEAEKLLTSQLQQGTQGVTIGSNEVILMLSLVDDLTEKVCSKTDNKYAEVWHLIWQHVYKLVRQLCNTYDKLQNLKKQVDNFIDKPQFDLETSKQMANVFIKSAWEVYNQYKDHIEELIKDIEKKLKAKDTCEKCKEAM